Proteins encoded within one genomic window of Candidatus Roizmanbacteria bacterium CG_4_9_14_0_2_um_filter_38_17:
- a CDS encoding 50S ribosomal protein L13 — translation MNSYTASTKAGEIKSEWREIDAAGMVLGRLASVVAQLLIGKAKPNFSRNLLMGDYVVVINSSKIVVTGDKSEKKLYENYSGYPGGLKQEKYKDLNKRKPGEVIRIAVSGMLPKNKLRKEMLRKLYIFPDEEHKYKDKIENIS, via the coding sequence ATGAATAGCTATACAGCATCTACAAAAGCTGGCGAAATAAAAAGCGAATGGCGTGAGATTGATGCTGCAGGTATGGTTCTTGGACGTTTAGCATCAGTTGTTGCTCAGTTGTTAATTGGTAAAGCTAAGCCCAATTTTTCGCGCAATTTGCTTATGGGGGATTATGTTGTTGTTATTAATTCTTCTAAAATAGTGGTTACGGGTGATAAGTCTGAGAAAAAATTATATGAGAATTATTCTGGTTACCCAGGTGGACTTAAACAGGAAAAATATAAAGACCTGAATAAACGTAAACCTGGTGAGGTGATCAGGATTGCAGTATCCGGGATGTTGCCTAAAAATAAATTACGGAAAGAAATGCTTCGTAAATTGTATATATTTCCCGATGAAGAGCATAAATATAAAGATAAGATCGAGAATATAAGTTAA
- the rpsI gene encoding 30S ribosomal protein S9, whose translation MSSKIKYVEAIGRRRTATARVRLYDVEDKRKLVKLWDYKLSPGVILVDKKPASDTFPSLVENNILMLPFKLTKTLDKYAVTAQASGSGLKGQLDAIVHGIARALDKINSEEYRPILKKQGLLTRDPRARERRKAGLAQSARAKKQSPKR comes from the coding sequence ATGTCTAGTAAAATTAAATATGTTGAAGCAATAGGACGACGCCGGACGGCAACCGCCAGGGTTCGGTTGTATGATGTGGAAGATAAGCGCAAACTAGTTAAGTTATGGGATTACAAGCTTAGTCCAGGTGTTATCTTGGTTGATAAAAAACCAGCATCTGACACTTTTCCTAGTTTGGTTGAAAACAATATTTTAATGTTGCCATTTAAATTAACAAAAACACTAGATAAATATGCGGTAACAGCCCAGGCTTCGGGATCTGGCCTAAAAGGTCAGCTCGATGCAATTGTACACGGAATTGCTAGAGCACTAGATAAAATAAATTCAGAGGAATATCGACCTATTTTAAAGAAACAAGGACTTCTAACGCGTGACCCAAGAGCTAGAGAGCGCCGCAAGGCAGGTTTGGC